The nucleotide window GTAAAACCACGGTGGCCACCAATCTGGCCCTGCATCACATGAGGCAGGGTCGGAAGGTCGCCTTTGTGGACTGTGACGTGGAAGAGCCCAACGCTCACCTTTTTCTCAAGCCGGAAATGGACGATGGAACCGAGGTGCACATGCCGGTTCCTGTTTTTGACGATGACGCCTGCCTCGGCGAAGAGTGCCGCAAATGCGTGGAACTGTGCCGTTTCAAGGCGCTTATCTGGATGGCAGGCAGCGTGATGCCGTTTACCGAAATGTGCCATGGATGCGGCCTCTGCAAACTGGCCTGCCCTGCGGACGCCATATCCGAAGGAACTCGCGCGGTGGGGCATGCGTATCGGGGACAATTGCCCGGTCTCACTTTCCACAAAGGACTCATGCGCATCGGCGAAGCCATGGCCCCCCCGCTCATTCGCGAACTCAAGGAGCGTGCAACTGAAGACGCATCGAACGCGGACATTGTTCTGCTGGATTGCCCTCCCGGCGCATCATGCCCCGTTGTCCAGTCGCTGGAGAACGTGGATTTTGCCGTACTCGTCACGGAACCCACCCCTTTCGGGCTCCACGATCTCGGCATTGCCGTGAAACTGCTTCGCAAGCTCGACATTCCGTTCGGGGCAGTAATCAACCGTGATGGCATGGGGATCGACGCTCACGCCCACCTTCGCGAAAACGGTATCGATCTGCTCGGAACCGTCCCCCATTCGATCGAGGCGGCCGAAACCTATTCCCGCGGCGAGATGCTTTACGACGCCAGCCCCGAGCTTGAGCAGGCTTTCACCGCGATTGCCGAGCGCATAGAGTCCAAAGCGGGAGGTGCGGTATGAAACAACTCGTTGTCATAAGCGGCAAAGGCGGAACCGGCAAGACCAGCATCACCGCCGCACTGGCCGCAGTAGCTGAAAACGCAGTTCTGGCAGACTGCGACGTGGATGCCGCGGATCTGCACCTCGTTCTGGATCCGGAAATCGACAAAGAGGAGGACTTCTACAGCGGCGAAACCCCGGTCTTTGATGCCGACCTCTGCACCCAGTGCGGCCTGTGTCTTGATAATTGCCGTTTCAATGCGGTTTCCACCGACTTTCAACCTATCAAGGAAAACTGTGAAGGCTGCGGCGTGTGCGAGTTCATTTGTCCATCCGGCGCGGTCAGCATGCATCCTCGCTGGTGCGGTGTAAAACGTGTCTCCAGGACACGCTTCGGTCCCATGGTCCATGCCGAACTCGGCATCGGTGAGGAAAACTCGGGTAAACTGGTGACGGATGTCAGGCGTACTTCGGCTGAGATTGCAGAACGCGACGGGGCGGAGTTCGTCATCGTGGACGGTTCACCAGGGGTGGGCTGTCCGGTCATTGCCTCACTCACCGGGGCCGATGCCTGCCTGCTTGTGGCAGAACCGACGGTTTCGGCCATTCACGACCTTGAACGCGTGGCGGAGCTGCTCAAGCACTTCCGGCTTCCCTCGGCCTGCGTCATCAACAAGCGTGGCGTGAATCCGGAACTGGAAGAATGCATCATCGGCTTCTGTGAAGCATCCGGAATCCCGGTAGTAGGTTCCTATCCATACGATGCGGCATTCAACCGGGCACAGTCCGAAAGAATGACAGTCGTCGAATACGATCCGGAAGGGTTCGGCTTAACAACTCGAAACATTTGGGAAGAGATAAAGCAATTCATGGTCTGAAGACCGGAAACGCCACGGGAGGAGACATGGAAAAGATATTGATCATCGGGTGCCGCAACACCATGGATGACGTTTGCATCGGATGCTCGCGCTGTATGGTCGGTTTCAACCGCGGAGAAGGCGAATTCGAAGCCTACGTGGACGAAGAAGCCGAGCTTATGGGTCTTCTCAGCTGCGGTGGATGTCCGGGGTCCGGCATCGTGACCCGCATGGCTCAGGTCAAACTCTGGAACGCCCCCATGGGCGATATGCCAACCAAAATCCACATAGCGCCCTGCATCACTGACCACTGCCCCCACGCTGGGGAAATCGTCGGAAAAATCCGCGACAAGGCCGGAATCGACGTAATTGAAGGGACGCACCCGTATATGCCGAACAATATTTTCGGCTAAAGGGGGACTCCATGCCTCTTTACGAATACCAGTGTTCGGAATGCAACGCGATATTCGAAGAATTGTCAAAACCTGACGTTACCGCCCCGGAGTGCCCGCGCTGTGGGGCACAATCCCAACGCAGAATCGCCATGCCAGCCAAAGGCAACATGTCTCGCACGCCAGATTCAGCCGGACACGGCTGCTGCGGAGAACACCCCGCAAACAAAGGATGTACGCCCGGTTCCTGCTGCGACAAGAGATGACATCGAAAAATGCACACAAATCAACAAAAAGGCCTTCCCCATTAAAGGAGAAGGCCTTTTGAATGAATCATTCATGCGTGCCGATCAGGATTCATCCATCTCATCGGCGCTCAGTCCAACAATGCAGATGCCGTTTTCATCCGCAATGCGAACGGCTTCCTCCTGATCGAAGAACAGACTCCGTCCCGCTTCAAGCCCGAGACATGCGCCTTTGCCCGCGGCAAGCCGCATGACGGTATCCGTTCCGGCGCTGGGAAGATCAATACGCTCCTCTTGCCCCGGCTTGAACACCTTGACCACCACACATCCTTCACCACCGAGAGAACAACCACGCTCAATGGCGCTGTCGGTCCCCTCAAGCGCTTCCACGGCGGCAACAATTCCCTCGCGAAGCACCAAGCATTGGCCTATGTCCATGCGTCCGAGCTGTTTGGCGAGCTTCCATCCCATATTCAGGTCATCCCGTTCGCGCTCCGTGGGTTTTCTGGAAGTCAGCACTCCCTTGGGAGTAAGAAGCTCCGGGACCAGCTCATGTGCCGGGGAAACAGACATACCTTCTTTCTCAAACTCTGCGGCAAGAGCGCCGAGAATGGAAGAATCACCTTTGCTGCCAAGGCTGAAGACCAGCTTCATGGCTCGCATGTCCA belongs to Desulfovibrio oxyclinae DSM 11498 and includes:
- a CDS encoding ATP-binding protein, with amino-acid sequence MRIAVASGKGGTGKTTVATNLALHHMRQGRKVAFVDCDVEEPNAHLFLKPEMDDGTEVHMPVPVFDDDACLGEECRKCVELCRFKALIWMAGSVMPFTEMCHGCGLCKLACPADAISEGTRAVGHAYRGQLPGLTFHKGLMRIGEAMAPPLIRELKERATEDASNADIVLLDCPPGASCPVVQSLENVDFAVLVTEPTPFGLHDLGIAVKLLRKLDIPFGAVINRDGMGIDAHAHLRENGIDLLGTVPHSIEAAETYSRGEMLYDASPELEQAFTAIAERIESKAGGAV
- a CDS encoding ATP-binding protein; amino-acid sequence: MKQLVVISGKGGTGKTSITAALAAVAENAVLADCDVDAADLHLVLDPEIDKEEDFYSGETPVFDADLCTQCGLCLDNCRFNAVSTDFQPIKENCEGCGVCEFICPSGAVSMHPRWCGVKRVSRTRFGPMVHAELGIGEENSGKLVTDVRRTSAEIAERDGAEFVIVDGSPGVGCPVIASLTGADACLLVAEPTVSAIHDLERVAELLKHFRLPSACVINKRGVNPELEECIIGFCEASGIPVVGSYPYDAAFNRAQSERMTVVEYDPEGFGLTTRNIWEEIKQFMV
- a CDS encoding CGGC domain-containing protein, with product MEKILIIGCRNTMDDVCIGCSRCMVGFNRGEGEFEAYVDEEAELMGLLSCGGCPGSGIVTRMAQVKLWNAPMGDMPTKIHIAPCITDHCPHAGEIVGKIRDKAGIDVIEGTHPYMPNNIFG
- a CDS encoding FmdB family zinc ribbon protein, translating into MPLYEYQCSECNAIFEELSKPDVTAPECPRCGAQSQRRIAMPAKGNMSRTPDSAGHGCCGEHPANKGCTPGSCCDKR
- a CDS encoding LpxI family protein, which encodes MSVKPATIGLIAGGKQFPLLVARGVKDHGHKLVAVGFTGHSNMEVAQFADEWRELKLGKLGKLIRFFKDQGVERVVMAGTINKPRAMDVGLLDMRAMKLVFSLGSKGDSSILGALAAEFEKEGMSVSPAHELVPELLTPKGVLTSRKPTERERDDLNMGWKLAKQLGRMDIGQCLVLREGIVAAVEALEGTDSAIERGCSLGGEGCVVVKVFKPGQEERIDLPSAGTDTVMRLAAGKGACLGLEAGRSLFFDQEEAVRIADENGICIVGLSADEMDES